The Coffea arabica cultivar ET-39 chromosome 6e, Coffea Arabica ET-39 HiFi, whole genome shotgun sequence genome contains the following window.
gattaaaAGAGATCAGGAGAGGCCTCAGACAACTCAGGCAAGAAGGAGGCAACCCCGCCACCTGTATCGGTTACTCTACTTGTAAGATAAATTATTCTCTTAGtcatccatttttttctttcttcataatttctattttttttaagtttcaaATTCCACGAATCTCTTTCGTTCAATCGTATTGATAACCGTCAGACATGCATGTAAAGCTCAAATTTTATCTCTAACGACGTTAAAACCTAtgaattaatttaatttttcattttcatcccaTCTGGGTCACCCCTTATATTGATGCTGGTAACCTTTGGACCTTCCATTTCTTGAATTATTCTTGTTagtttaattttcttgaaagtAATTATTTGTGGGCTTTTCTGTAAAAATATTGGAATTTTTGGCTTTGGTTTTATATTGGTTATTATTGTTTATGTTCATCAGgggttttggtgaaattttgatttCATCGTTTTTTCTTGGTTTGAATTTTGTAGATTTTGTTGAGTAGAAGATGTTATCCAAGGTGGATGCTAGAAGGAAAGTAGGTGAGGATTCGGGGGCGGGTAAGTTGTTAAATGATATTGAAACCATTAGTAAAGCCTTGTATTTGGATAAAACTCGGCCTAGAAGTTTGCTTTCCACTGTTAGTAGTCGATCTAAATCAGTTGGAAAAATCCCATTGCCTGAGCCAAAATCCAAGAGTAATAAGGATGATAAGAAGGATACAGTCGACAAGGATAAGAAGTCTATTTGGAGTTGGAAGGGTTTAAGGTCTTTAACTAACGTCCGAAGCCGTAGATTTAACTGTTGTTTTTCTCTTCAAGTACATTCAATTGAAGGGTTGCCGGTATTTTTTGATGACCTTAGTCTTCTTGTCCATTGGAAGAGGCGGGATGGCGAGTTGATGACTCGTCCTGTTATGGTTTTTCAAGGGGTAGCTGAGTTTGAGGAACAGTTGACACATTCGTGCTTGGTATATGGTAGTAGGAGTGGTCCTCATCACTCAGCTAAGTATGAGGCCAAATATTTCTTGTTGTATGCTTCGGTTTATGGCTATCCAGAGCAAGATTTAGGAAAGCATCGGGTTGATCTCACGAGGCTGCTTCCTCTGACACTGGAGGAGTTAGAGGAGGAGAAGAGCTCAGGGAAGTGGACAACTAGTTTTAGATTATCAGGTAAGGCTAAAGGCGCACTATTGAATGTCAGCTTTGGGTATGAAGTTAATGGGGAAAATAAGAGTAAGGATGTATCCGAGTTGCGGAGCTTAAGGCAGCAGAGCATGAGCAATTTGAAGCACTTGGAGCTAAATGATGGCCATGAGTTGAACCCGATACGTCGAACGGGTAGCCTTCCTGCAAGGTCTTCAACCTCAGAGAAATCTGTTGAAGATATAAAGGATCTTCATGAGGTTTTGCCCATATCAAATTCAGATTTATCAGATTCAATATCAGTTCTGTATCAGAAACTTGATGAAGAGAAATTAAATGTTCCATTTGCACCTGTTAAACCAGAAGTTAATGTTTTTCCTGATCCTGTTGAGCTTGTAAAGCCAGATACCCATTCCTCATCTGATGCCTGTGTGGATAATGATGAAAATGAGTTCGAAGTTACTGAAGTCACTATCACAGATCAAGGGGCAGAATTACCCTCTAATGAACAGGAGAAAGCAATAGAGGACACTGGGAAGCCTGCTCATGATTGTGCGGGAGAGGGTGCTCAAAGCAATGGTGCTGAGGTAGTGCCTGTGGAAGAAACCCACCATCATTCTTCAGTTGGGGGTCAGGAAAGAGAGCTTTTGACAAGTGACTGCAAATCTAGAGAGACTGATGTCTCAGCCAAAGAATCATTGTTGAAAGAATTGGAGTCAGCGTTGAGCAATGTCTCAGATTTAGGGAAAGAAGGATTAGATTCGCAAGACGAAAGTGAATGTTCAACTCCAGGGAATCACCTGGAGCTTCAATCTAGTCATAGAGAGCTTAGGAAGGGAAAGTCACTCAGTTTGGATGATGTTGCTGAAACTGTAGCTATTGATTTTCTGGATATGCTAGGTGTGCATAGTCCAGTTGGCTTGAGTTCTGAAAGTGAGCCTGAATCCCCAAGAGAGCGCCTGCTGAGGCAATTTGAGAAGGATACTCTAGCCAGTGGGTGTTCCTTATTTAATTTTGGTATCGATGAGGACGAACCAGAGGTCTGTTATGATGCTGCAACCGAGTCAGAGTGGGGTATGTTTTGCAAGAATTTTGATCCCTATCCGATGGTACATACTTCTGAAGAGATGCCTAAGATAGAAGGAGAGGCAACGAGAAATAAAACAAGAGCCTCTGTGTTAGAGGACTTGGAGACAGAAGCTCTAATGCGTGAGTGGGGCATGAATGAAAAAGCCTTTCAACATTCTCCACCTAATAGCTCTGGGGGGTTTGGAAGTCCAATTGATCTGCCTCCTGAAATTCCTCATCAGCTTCCTAACCTTGGGGAGGGCTTAGGCCCTTTTGTTGAGACTAAAGATGGAGGATTTTTGCGCTCAATGAATCCTGTGCTTTTCAGCAATGCTAAGAGTGGAGGAAGCTTGATTATGCAAGTGTCTAGTCCAGTGGTGATGCCTGCAGAAATGGGATCTGGTGTCATGGACATACTTCAGCATCTGGCCTCTGTTGGAATTGAAAAGCTCTCAATGCAGGCAAATAAACTGATGCCTTTGGAAGATATTACTGGAATGACAATGCAACAAATAGCATGGGAAGCTGCACCAAGTTTGAATGGACCTGAGAGGTTTGTCACTCATATTGAAGTACCTTTGAAGTTTGAAATGTTTTACTATATACATAAAtatgcatgttttttttttttttttaaatttaattctGAGAATATTCAATGCAATTGATCGATTTTTTTTCCTCCAGTCAAGATTTGCTGCAGCAAGAATCTGGATTTGGACAAAGCATATCTGGTGAGCATGGAAATATCAAAGCAAAAACATCCGGACCAAGGGTTGGTAAGTCTGAGGTAAATCCTGTTGGCAACCAGATGGACATGGAGTATGTCTCCTTAGAAGATCTTGCTCCTTTGGCCATGGATAAAATCGAAGCCCTTGCAGTTGAAGGGTTGAGAATACAATCTGGCTTGTCAGATCAGGATGCTCCGTTAAACATCAATGCCCAACCGATACGTGAATTTTCGGCCTTTGAGGGGAAGAGGGGCAGTTCTAGTGGGTCCTTAGGTCTGGAGGGAGCTGGTGGGTTACAACTGTTGGACATTAAAGACAATGGTGGTGATGTTGATGGATTGATGGGCTTATCTCTAACTCTAGATGAATGGATGAAGCTGGACTCTGGTGAGATTGATGATGGGGATAATATCAGTGAGCAAACGTCTAAATTACTTGCAGCTCACCATGCCACAGGCTTGGACGTGTTTCGCGGAAGGTCAAAGGCGGACAAGAGAAGGGGAAAGGGTCGAAATTGTGGTTTGCTGGGGAACAATTTTACTGTTGCATTGATGGTGCAGCTACGTGATCCTTTAAGGAATTATGAGCCAGTTGGTACGCCTATGCTGGCACTCATCCAGGTGGAGAGAGTGTTTCTTCCACCAAAACCAAGAATATACTGCACAGTTTCCCTAGCAAGGGACACtagtgaagaagatgatgagaCTCTGCCTGTCAAAAAAGAGGACATCAGCGAGGAGCCTAAGGAAGAAAAAGTCCTTGAAGAGGAGCAAATTCCTCAGTTCAAAATCACTGAAGTACATGTTGCAGGTCTAAAGACTGAGCCTGGTAAAAAGAAGCTATGGGGCTCCAACACCCAACAGCAGTCTGGTTCTCGTTGGTTACTTGCCAATGGAATGGGGAAGAAGAATAAACATCCACTGATGAAGTCAAAGGCAGGTGCGAAATCGTCATTGCCAGTGCCTTCTCAGGAGACAACTACAGTGCAACCTGGCGAGACTTTGTGGAGCATCTCTTCTCGAGTTCATGGCACAGGGGCCAAATGGAAGGAACTGGCTGCACTTAATCCTCATATTCGTAATCCCAATATCATTTTTCCAAATGAAACCATCAGGCTGCGCTAGAAAGAAGGGATTTGCATCTATGTAAGAAGGACGAATACAGGACTAAATCAAAGGATCGTATATCTGGGTGACACAAGTTCAAGCTATTCTGAACTTGGCAACATTGTGTAAATGTGCAGCTGGTGCCagcttttgttttgacttgtgACAGGAGCAATCAAACACCAGACACACTCTTTTGACTGTTGATGGTAAAAATTTCCCCTGTATGTGCTGTGGATGAGTTTAATTAACCAATACAAGTTCCTGCAGAAGTACAGGTGGTTTTGCGTGTGTTTTCACCTCATTTGTACATGTAGAAGTGTTGCAATCAAGATGTGCAATGATATTGGTCTTTTCTGGGGAAAACGCTCATCTTTTTCATCTGGTTGGAAATATACAGTTCAGCTctgttttattttgtttcatttgGTGCTGTGTATCACTGACATATTAAGAATCAGACTGaaattacaatcaattttgaccaaaactgCACTTTTTGGCTAGAATTCGGTATATATCTGATTGTTTAATTTCGTATCTTATCTTCTCTCCCTTTGTTGTTCGTTCCAAATAACTTGCTTCTCCAGTTTGCCAATCTAAATTTTGAATCGGCATCCCGCTTCCAATTTGCAGGCAACATAATCAAGTAAAGAATCAGCTCTCAAAACCCACCGAAAGTAGGCATAGCAAAGGCACATTTTCCTGTATGGACTGACATTTTTTGCTAGTCCTTTATGTTCCGTTAAATCTTAGAAGTCATAATTCTTAACAAGGGCCTTACTACTTGTTCATAATCGCGCTCTCTGGCTGTTCAGGTGTACATCTTGAGATAGGGCTGGATTATTTGTGATTGAGTATTTTTACAATGCAGTGTTCTAGCACTGTCCTTCCGCTGAAAGTAAAAGTGTTCTTTAAGAGAAAATTACAGTTTTGGTCTCAAATATTATGAGTCATGGAGTTTTTAAAGTTTGGACGAAAGTAAATATAATCTCAAACGTTTCAATTTCTAATCATATTTAGTCTCACTgactaatttttatcaattacCACCAAATCAGGTCACGCGCTATCACGTGTCGACAACCAATTgtttaaaacattaaaaaaatgaaaaatattgttAGCCATAATTTATAGTAAGAAGGGTTTAATTACTCACATGTTGATTACAGTACGTAATTACTCTTTACTGTAGAATACAAAAATTTTGCTGACAAAAAAATGGTTGAAGACTAATTACTCACatgatatataaaaaaaatactcaCGTGATCGAAATATGAGTAATTAGTCATCTTTTATTGCAAAATTATAGCTAGCAAtacttcatcaatttttttttttttttttttcaaaaaattggtTTCTGACGTGTGACTTGATTTCGGTAGTAATTGGAAAAAATCGATCATTAGAACTAGAGATGCGtagaaattgaaacatttaggaCTACATTTGCTTTCATTAACCCCGAATCAACAGCGTTCCAGGTTGACTATTGACCTAGCCAACTAATAGAGTCTATCTTGGAAAACTTTGATAGTAGAATAAATTTCAGCCATTACttagaaagcaagaaaaatgaagtcaaagtcaaagtcaaaagCTGGTTGGAATGCATTTTTAGAAATACTAGAGGATATTTAAGGCCTACCGTGCAATTTTAAACTTAGTTTAGTCAGCTGTACTGGTCTGAATCCGGCGATCACTGGTTGACTTTCCGACTCTTGAACGTTTCTATATCGTATTTTCTTATGGGCGTATTCGTATCACTTCTAGAAGCTCGACTACCTCAAAACTCCAAGATCGACAATAACCAACCGGGCTTTCGTCCTTCTTTGCCACCTGAAACTTCAAGGATGGTTGAACAAAAATGCCCAGCAAAACGTTGAATGAATTATTGCAGTTACTACTTTCTCAATGCCCTCGGGAGGAACCTAGTAACTCTTTTGTTCTGCAAAATGTTGGAGATTTTCAATATGAAAACATGAGCGCTATATCCTCATGGaaatccaagaaaatgacaacaTCCCAGTTTAGGCGGGCTGTGAATTAACTATTTCAGGTAACAAAACAAGGTTCAGGGAGCAGGCGGGCATTTTCTCCAGTTGTTGTTCCCTAGAATCTTTGCCAAACACAGATTCTCAACATATCCAAGAAATTAATTACTGGTATCATGCTTACAAAATTGATGATCTTAATCCATATTCTCTACACGCTACTGTATAGACACAGTAATATGATCTagttgctccaatcttgaatcGGTATATTCGAGCCAAAAAATTACTGGTGGTAGTATAGCAAGCAAGATAAGAGGTATGATCAAGAGTTCATTACATCATAGTAATTCTTCATCATCCTCCTCAGCCAAAGATGCTCTTTCCTTCTCCTTGATGTAGCCATATTTTCTGAGAATCCACAAATTCATCCGGGCTACATTCCCAAGAAAAACAACACCCATGAGTGACAACCATGTCAAAACAGATATCTCAGTAACTTCTTTCAACATTCTCTGAACACGCGTAGATTTAGGTGACATATTCCGCAGAGTGATAAAATAAGTCCCAACTTGAGCTGTGATCGCAATCCACACGGTGATCATCTGAAACCACATATATCGCCTTCTTCTGAGAGGTAAACCGCTAACAAGAAGGAGGATTATACTCAGAGATGAAAGGAAAGCAACCGTGTTGAAGATCATAAATA
Protein-coding sequences here:
- the LOC113697155 gene encoding protein PLASTID MOVEMENT IMPAIRED 1-RELATED 1-like → MLSKVDARRKVGEDSGAGKLLNDIETISKALYLDKTRPRSLLSTVSSRSKSVGKIPLPEPKSKSNKDDKKDTVDKDKKSIWSWKGLRSLTNVRSRRFNCCFSLQVHSIEGLPVFFDDLSLLVHWKRRDGELMTRPVMVFQGVAEFEEQLTHSCLVYGSRSGPHHSAKYEAKYFLLYASVYGYPEQDLGKHRVDLTRLLPLTLEELEEEKSSGKWTTSFRLSGKAKGALLNVSFGYEVNGENKSKDVSELRSLRQQSMSNLKHLELNDGHELNPIRRTGSLPARSSTSEKSVEDIKDLHEVLPISNSDLSDSISVLYQKLDEEKLNVPFAPVKPEVNVFPDPVELVKPDTHSSSDACVDNDENEFEVTEVTITDQGAELPSNEQEKAIEDTGKPAHDCAGEGAQSNGAEVVPVEETHHHSSVGGQERELLTSDCKSRETDVSAKESLLKELESALSNVSDLGKEGLDSQDESECSTPGNHLELQSSHRELRKGKSLSLDDVAETVAIDFLDMLGVHSPVGLSSESEPESPRERLLRQFEKDTLASGCSLFNFGIDEDEPEVCYDAATESEWGMFCKNFDPYPMVHTSEEMPKIEGEATRNKTRASVLEDLETEALMREWGMNEKAFQHSPPNSSGGFGSPIDLPPEIPHQLPNLGEGLGPFVETKDGGFLRSMNPVLFSNAKSGGSLIMQVSSPVVMPAEMGSGVMDILQHLASVGIEKLSMQANKLMPLEDITGMTMQQIAWEAAPSLNGPESQDLLQQESGFGQSISGEHGNIKAKTSGPRVGKSEVNPVGNQMDMEYVSLEDLAPLAMDKIEALAVEGLRIQSGLSDQDAPLNINAQPIREFSAFEGKRGSSSGSLGLEGAGGLQLLDIKDNGGDVDGLMGLSLTLDEWMKLDSGEIDDGDNISEQTSKLLAAHHATGLDVFRGRSKADKRRGKGRNCGLLGNNFTVALMVQLRDPLRNYEPVGTPMLALIQVERVFLPPKPRIYCTVSLARDTSEEDDETLPVKKEDISEEPKEEKVLEEEQIPQFKITEVHVAGLKTEPGKKKLWGSNTQQQSGSRWLLANGMGKKNKHPLMKSKAGAKSSLPVPSQETTTVQPGETLWSISSRVHGTGAKWKELAALNPHIRNPNIIFPNETIRLR